The following are encoded together in the Ranitomeya imitator isolate aRanImi1 chromosome 4, aRanImi1.pri, whole genome shotgun sequence genome:
- the LOC138677226 gene encoding uncharacterized protein isoform X1, which yields MAVTQGRSQIMSAPSSSRRKCLSNPDSFCYICGVFTIPVQRANISAFVKQAYFAYFKVKLGDQDKPWAPHMVCKQCVEGLRMWTKGTREKLAFGIPMVWREQKSHSTDCYFCLVKTTGFNRKNKSKIEYPNLPSAIRPMPHSAEIPVPVFEQLPFLEVLSDVDEHSDSNDAEFEIHKDSVRKGFDQHELNDLARELGLSKKASELLASRLNEKQLLEQGAKVSYFRTRESTFLQYFRCDSGFVFCHNIPGLLQELGLSMYNPNEWRLFIDSSKRSLKCVLLHNGNLFGAVPIGHSVSLREEHGDVKRVIELLKYDTHNWIICVDLKMVCFLLGQQRGYTKYPCFLCMWDSRAREKHWVESNWPPRSGLKPGDPNILHQPLVDRKNILFPPLHIKLGLMKQFVKALPTDGDCFKYIMLALPGLSIEKIKAGVFDGPQIRQLIKDEHFTGTMSDLEKNAWLSFKDVVKNFLGNTRASNYKEIVQKLLESYKALGCNMSIKLHFLHCHLANFPENLGAVSDEQGERFHQDLKVMEDRYQGRWDVHMMADYCWSIKRDCPQVKHSRKKL from the exons ATGGCAGTtactcagggcaggagtcag atcatgtctgctccttcttcctctcgtcgtaaatgcctaaGCAACCCTGACTCCTTCTGCTATATTTGTGGTGTTTTCACCATTCCAGTTCAAAGGGCAAACATCAGTGCATTTGTCAAACAAGCATATTTTGCATATTTTAAAGTAAAACTCGGTGATCAAGATAAGCCATGGGCCCCTCACATGGTGTGCAAGCAGTGTGTCGAGGGTTTACGGATGTGGACCAAAGGAACACGTGAAAAGTTGGCATTTGGTATCcccatggtgtggagagagcaaaaaagtcATTCCACAGACTGTTACTTCTGTTTAGTGAAAACAACAGGATTTAacaggaaaaataaaagtaaaatagaatatccaaatctaccgtcaGCTATCAGACCAATGCCTCATTCAGCTGAAATTCCAGTGCCAGTTTTCGAACAGCTACCATTTCTAGAAGTTCTGAGTGATGTTGACGAACACAGTGACAGCAATGATGCAGAATTTGAAATTCACAAGGATTCAGTTCGTAAGGGATTTGATCAGCACGAGTTAAATGATTTAGCACGTGAATTGGGCTTATCAAAAAAAGCTTCAGAATTACTAGCATCAAGGCTGAATGAGAAACAGTTACTTGAACAAGGAGCGAAGGTATCATACTTTCGTACTAGAGAAAGTACATTTTTGCAGTACTTTCGGTGTGACAGCGGTTTTGTGTTTTGCCATAATATTCCTGGTTTACTACAAGAATTAGGGCTTTCAATGTACAATCCAAATGAATGGCGACTGTTTATTGATAGCTCAAAGCGGAGTCTTAAGTGTGTCCTTCTACACAATGGCAATTTATTTGGTGCAGTCCCTATTGGGCACTCTGTCTCTCTTCGTGAAGAACATGGAGATGTAAAGAGAGTTATTGAGTTATTGAAATATGACACACACAATTGGATCATCTGTGTTGACCTTAAAATGGTTTGCTTCCTTCTTGGTCAGCAACGTGGGTACACAAAGTATCCCTGCTTTCTCTGTATGTGGGATAGCAGAGCTCGAGAAAAGCATTGGGTTGAGTCGAATTGGCCTCCAAGATCTGGTCTTAAACCTGGAGATCCTAACATTCTACATCAGCCACTTGTTGACAGGAAGAATATACTATTCCCACCTCTGCACATAAAACTAGGTCTCATGAAGCAATTTGTAAAAGCATTGCCAACTGACGGCGACTGTTTTAAGTACATCATGTTGGCACTTCCTGGACTGTCCATTGAAAAAATCAAGGCTGGTGTGTTTGATGGTCCACAAATTCGACAGCTCATCAAAGATGAACATTTCACCGGGACTATGTCAGATCTTGAGAAGAATGCTTGGTTATCATTCAAAGACGTCGTTAAGAACTTTCTTGGAAATACACGTGCGAGTAATTACAAAGAAATTGTTCAGAAACTATTGGAGAGCTACAAAGCGCTTGGTTGCAACATGAGTATTAAACTACATTTTCTGCATTGCCATCTTGCCAACTTTCCGGAAAATCTTGGTGCTGTTAGCgatgagcaaggtgaacgatttcaCCAAGATTTGAAGGTTATGGAAGACCGTTACCAGGGTAGATGGGAtgtacatatgatggctgactattgctggagcatcAAACGTGATTGTCCTCAAGTTAAACACTCCAGAAAAAAGCTATAA
- the LOC138677226 gene encoding uncharacterized protein isoform X2 translates to MIMSAPSSSRRKCLSNPDSFCYICGVFTIPVQRANISAFVKQAYFAYFKVKLGDQDKPWAPHMVCKQCVEGLRMWTKGTREKLAFGIPMVWREQKSHSTDCYFCLVKTTGFNRKNKSKIEYPNLPSAIRPMPHSAEIPVPVFEQLPFLEVLSDVDEHSDSNDAEFEIHKDSVRKGFDQHELNDLARELGLSKKASELLASRLNEKQLLEQGAKVSYFRTRESTFLQYFRCDSGFVFCHNIPGLLQELGLSMYNPNEWRLFIDSSKRSLKCVLLHNGNLFGAVPIGHSVSLREEHGDVKRVIELLKYDTHNWIICVDLKMVCFLLGQQRGYTKYPCFLCMWDSRAREKHWVESNWPPRSGLKPGDPNILHQPLVDRKNILFPPLHIKLGLMKQFVKALPTDGDCFKYIMLALPGLSIEKIKAGVFDGPQIRQLIKDEHFTGTMSDLEKNAWLSFKDVVKNFLGNTRASNYKEIVQKLLESYKALGCNMSIKLHFLHCHLANFPENLGAVSDEQGERFHQDLKVMEDRYQGRWDVHMMADYCWSIKRDCPQVKHSRKKL, encoded by the coding sequence atcatgtctgctccttcttcctctcgtcgtaaatgcctaaGCAACCCTGACTCCTTCTGCTATATTTGTGGTGTTTTCACCATTCCAGTTCAAAGGGCAAACATCAGTGCATTTGTCAAACAAGCATATTTTGCATATTTTAAAGTAAAACTCGGTGATCAAGATAAGCCATGGGCCCCTCACATGGTGTGCAAGCAGTGTGTCGAGGGTTTACGGATGTGGACCAAAGGAACACGTGAAAAGTTGGCATTTGGTATCcccatggtgtggagagagcaaaaaagtcATTCCACAGACTGTTACTTCTGTTTAGTGAAAACAACAGGATTTAacaggaaaaataaaagtaaaatagaatatccaaatctaccgtcaGCTATCAGACCAATGCCTCATTCAGCTGAAATTCCAGTGCCAGTTTTCGAACAGCTACCATTTCTAGAAGTTCTGAGTGATGTTGACGAACACAGTGACAGCAATGATGCAGAATTTGAAATTCACAAGGATTCAGTTCGTAAGGGATTTGATCAGCACGAGTTAAATGATTTAGCACGTGAATTGGGCTTATCAAAAAAAGCTTCAGAATTACTAGCATCAAGGCTGAATGAGAAACAGTTACTTGAACAAGGAGCGAAGGTATCATACTTTCGTACTAGAGAAAGTACATTTTTGCAGTACTTTCGGTGTGACAGCGGTTTTGTGTTTTGCCATAATATTCCTGGTTTACTACAAGAATTAGGGCTTTCAATGTACAATCCAAATGAATGGCGACTGTTTATTGATAGCTCAAAGCGGAGTCTTAAGTGTGTCCTTCTACACAATGGCAATTTATTTGGTGCAGTCCCTATTGGGCACTCTGTCTCTCTTCGTGAAGAACATGGAGATGTAAAGAGAGTTATTGAGTTATTGAAATATGACACACACAATTGGATCATCTGTGTTGACCTTAAAATGGTTTGCTTCCTTCTTGGTCAGCAACGTGGGTACACAAAGTATCCCTGCTTTCTCTGTATGTGGGATAGCAGAGCTCGAGAAAAGCATTGGGTTGAGTCGAATTGGCCTCCAAGATCTGGTCTTAAACCTGGAGATCCTAACATTCTACATCAGCCACTTGTTGACAGGAAGAATATACTATTCCCACCTCTGCACATAAAACTAGGTCTCATGAAGCAATTTGTAAAAGCATTGCCAACTGACGGCGACTGTTTTAAGTACATCATGTTGGCACTTCCTGGACTGTCCATTGAAAAAATCAAGGCTGGTGTGTTTGATGGTCCACAAATTCGACAGCTCATCAAAGATGAACATTTCACCGGGACTATGTCAGATCTTGAGAAGAATGCTTGGTTATCATTCAAAGACGTCGTTAAGAACTTTCTTGGAAATACACGTGCGAGTAATTACAAAGAAATTGTTCAGAAACTATTGGAGAGCTACAAAGCGCTTGGTTGCAACATGAGTATTAAACTACATTTTCTGCATTGCCATCTTGCCAACTTTCCGGAAAATCTTGGTGCTGTTAGCgatgagcaaggtgaacgatttcaCCAAGATTTGAAGGTTATGGAAGACCGTTACCAGGGTAGATGGGAtgtacatatgatggctgactattgctggagcatcAAACGTGATTGTCCTCAAGTTAAACACTCCAGAAAAAAGCTATAA
- the LOC138677226 gene encoding uncharacterized protein isoform X3, which yields MSAPSSSRRKCLSNPDSFCYICGVFTIPVQRANISAFVKQAYFAYFKVKLGDQDKPWAPHMVCKQCVEGLRMWTKGTREKLAFGIPMVWREQKSHSTDCYFCLVKTTGFNRKNKSKIEYPNLPSAIRPMPHSAEIPVPVFEQLPFLEVLSDVDEHSDSNDAEFEIHKDSVRKGFDQHELNDLARELGLSKKASELLASRLNEKQLLEQGAKVSYFRTRESTFLQYFRCDSGFVFCHNIPGLLQELGLSMYNPNEWRLFIDSSKRSLKCVLLHNGNLFGAVPIGHSVSLREEHGDVKRVIELLKYDTHNWIICVDLKMVCFLLGQQRGYTKYPCFLCMWDSRAREKHWVESNWPPRSGLKPGDPNILHQPLVDRKNILFPPLHIKLGLMKQFVKALPTDGDCFKYIMLALPGLSIEKIKAGVFDGPQIRQLIKDEHFTGTMSDLEKNAWLSFKDVVKNFLGNTRASNYKEIVQKLLESYKALGCNMSIKLHFLHCHLANFPENLGAVSDEQGERFHQDLKVMEDRYQGRWDVHMMADYCWSIKRDCPQVKHSRKKL from the coding sequence atgtctgctccttcttcctctcgtcgtaaatgcctaaGCAACCCTGACTCCTTCTGCTATATTTGTGGTGTTTTCACCATTCCAGTTCAAAGGGCAAACATCAGTGCATTTGTCAAACAAGCATATTTTGCATATTTTAAAGTAAAACTCGGTGATCAAGATAAGCCATGGGCCCCTCACATGGTGTGCAAGCAGTGTGTCGAGGGTTTACGGATGTGGACCAAAGGAACACGTGAAAAGTTGGCATTTGGTATCcccatggtgtggagagagcaaaaaagtcATTCCACAGACTGTTACTTCTGTTTAGTGAAAACAACAGGATTTAacaggaaaaataaaagtaaaatagaatatccaaatctaccgtcaGCTATCAGACCAATGCCTCATTCAGCTGAAATTCCAGTGCCAGTTTTCGAACAGCTACCATTTCTAGAAGTTCTGAGTGATGTTGACGAACACAGTGACAGCAATGATGCAGAATTTGAAATTCACAAGGATTCAGTTCGTAAGGGATTTGATCAGCACGAGTTAAATGATTTAGCACGTGAATTGGGCTTATCAAAAAAAGCTTCAGAATTACTAGCATCAAGGCTGAATGAGAAACAGTTACTTGAACAAGGAGCGAAGGTATCATACTTTCGTACTAGAGAAAGTACATTTTTGCAGTACTTTCGGTGTGACAGCGGTTTTGTGTTTTGCCATAATATTCCTGGTTTACTACAAGAATTAGGGCTTTCAATGTACAATCCAAATGAATGGCGACTGTTTATTGATAGCTCAAAGCGGAGTCTTAAGTGTGTCCTTCTACACAATGGCAATTTATTTGGTGCAGTCCCTATTGGGCACTCTGTCTCTCTTCGTGAAGAACATGGAGATGTAAAGAGAGTTATTGAGTTATTGAAATATGACACACACAATTGGATCATCTGTGTTGACCTTAAAATGGTTTGCTTCCTTCTTGGTCAGCAACGTGGGTACACAAAGTATCCCTGCTTTCTCTGTATGTGGGATAGCAGAGCTCGAGAAAAGCATTGGGTTGAGTCGAATTGGCCTCCAAGATCTGGTCTTAAACCTGGAGATCCTAACATTCTACATCAGCCACTTGTTGACAGGAAGAATATACTATTCCCACCTCTGCACATAAAACTAGGTCTCATGAAGCAATTTGTAAAAGCATTGCCAACTGACGGCGACTGTTTTAAGTACATCATGTTGGCACTTCCTGGACTGTCCATTGAAAAAATCAAGGCTGGTGTGTTTGATGGTCCACAAATTCGACAGCTCATCAAAGATGAACATTTCACCGGGACTATGTCAGATCTTGAGAAGAATGCTTGGTTATCATTCAAAGACGTCGTTAAGAACTTTCTTGGAAATACACGTGCGAGTAATTACAAAGAAATTGTTCAGAAACTATTGGAGAGCTACAAAGCGCTTGGTTGCAACATGAGTATTAAACTACATTTTCTGCATTGCCATCTTGCCAACTTTCCGGAAAATCTTGGTGCTGTTAGCgatgagcaaggtgaacgatttcaCCAAGATTTGAAGGTTATGGAAGACCGTTACCAGGGTAGATGGGAtgtacatatgatggctgactattgctggagcatcAAACGTGATTGTCCTCAAGTTAAACACTCCAGAAAAAAGCTATAA